A single window of Halotalea alkalilenta DNA harbors:
- the ntrB gene encoding nitrate ABC transporter permease, whose protein sequence is MKASENLRAGVLSVVLLAVLLVVWHLTTRGGAGAEGLDPEYAALMGAQVTEGASAMPGPLDLAAKLWEHLSDPFYNAGPNDKGIGLQLAYSLGRVLLGFMLALLVAVPLGFLIGMSSLISKALNPFIQIMKPISPLAWMPLALYTIQDSSASAIFVIFICSLWPMLMNTAFGVANVRQEWLNVARTLEIPPLKRAFTVILPAAAPTILTGMRISIGIAWLVIVAAEMLVGGTGIGYFVWNEWNNLSIVNVIVAILMIGLIGMLLDRLLAVCTRLVTFRE, encoded by the coding sequence ATGAAGGCTTCCGAGAATCTCCGCGCAGGCGTCCTGTCCGTCGTTCTCCTCGCCGTGCTGCTGGTGGTCTGGCATTTGACCACCCGGGGTGGGGCAGGGGCAGAGGGGCTCGATCCGGAATACGCTGCCCTCATGGGCGCGCAGGTCACCGAGGGAGCCTCGGCGATGCCGGGTCCGCTCGATCTTGCCGCCAAGCTCTGGGAGCACCTCAGTGATCCCTTCTACAATGCCGGGCCGAACGACAAAGGGATCGGTCTTCAACTCGCTTATTCGCTGGGCCGGGTGCTGCTCGGCTTTATGCTTGCGCTGCTCGTCGCTGTGCCGCTCGGTTTCTTGATCGGCATGTCGTCGCTGATCTCGAAGGCGCTCAACCCCTTCATCCAGATCATGAAGCCGATCTCGCCACTCGCCTGGATGCCGCTTGCGCTCTACACGATCCAGGACTCATCGGCTTCGGCGATCTTCGTCATCTTCATCTGCTCGCTCTGGCCGATGCTGATGAACACGGCCTTCGGTGTCGCCAATGTGCGCCAGGAATGGCTCAACGTCGCCCGTACCCTGGAGATCCCGCCGTTGAAGCGTGCCTTCACGGTGATCCTGCCGGCGGCGGCGCCGACGATTCTCACCGGTATGCGCATCTCCATCGGCATCGCCTGGCTGGTCATCGTCGCGGCGGAAATGCTCGTTGGTGGGACTGGTATCGGCTATTTCGTCTGGAACGAGTGGAACAACCTGTCGATCGTCAATGTGATCGTGGCGATCCTGATGATCGGTTTGATCGGTATGCTGCTCGACCGCCTGCTCGCCGTCTGTACTCGCCTCGTCACCTTCAGGGAATGA